A stretch of the uncultured Desulfobacter sp. genome encodes the following:
- a CDS encoding MASE3 domain-containing protein has translation MAQKIFYIIFIVGLYFTTFVNYLLFHTLAEFFSIIVAGSFFLITWNSKKYIKNSYILFIGVAYFFIAFLDLLHTLSYKGMPIFTDYDFYANQLWIGARYMESITLLLAFFFLSSNKRFKPELLFLIYTLITVVLVASIFVWQIFPVCFIEGIGLTAFKKNSEYIICIVLFISMRLLYKNRNLFEGKVFNWILISMVCTIVSELSFTFYISNYGISNLIGHYFKIFSFYFIYKAIVKTGIKEPYKIIFRELNTTIKNLNHEITVRKKLEHEKEESIVKLKKALEDIKTLEGLVPICSHCKKIRDDKGYWNHLETYLDKHSQATFSHGICPDCMIKHYPDYTD, from the coding sequence ATGGCTCAGAAGATTTTTTATATTATATTCATTGTCGGCCTTTATTTCACAACTTTTGTAAATTATCTTCTTTTTCATACTCTGGCAGAATTTTTTAGTATCATTGTTGCCGGTTCCTTTTTTCTGATTACCTGGAATTCCAAGAAATATATAAAAAATTCATACATTTTGTTTATTGGTGTTGCATATTTTTTCATTGCTTTTTTAGACTTGCTTCATACGCTTTCGTACAAAGGTATGCCGATATTCACAGACTATGACTTTTATGCCAATCAATTGTGGATTGGTGCACGTTATATGGAATCGATCACGCTTCTTCTTGCTTTTTTCTTTTTGAGCAGCAACAAGCGATTTAAGCCTGAGTTGCTGTTTTTGATATATACGCTCATCACCGTAGTTCTTGTTGCCAGTATATTTGTGTGGCAAATTTTCCCAGTTTGTTTTATAGAAGGAATCGGCCTGACTGCTTTCAAAAAGAACAGTGAATACATTATTTGTATCGTTCTTTTTATTTCCATGCGGCTGCTCTATAAAAATCGAAATCTTTTTGAAGGCAAAGTATTTAATTGGATATTGATCTCAATGGTCTGTACGATCGTTTCTGAGTTGTCGTTTACATTTTACATATCCAATTATGGGATTTCAAATCTTATAGGCCATTATTTTAAGATTTTTTCATTTTATTTTATATACAAAGCCATTGTTAAGACCGGGATCAAAGAGCCGTACAAAATTATATTCAGGGAGCTGAACACCACGATAAAAAATCTTAATCATGAAATCACGGTAAGAAAGAAACTTGAACACGAAAAGGAAGAGAGCATTGTGAAACTTAAAAAAGCGCTCGAAGATATAAAAACTTTGGAAGGATTGGTACCTATCTGTTCGCATTGTAAGAAAATCCGTGATGACAAAGGGTATTGGAACCACCTGGAAACATATCTTGACAAACATTCACAAGCGACATTTAGCCATGGTATCTGTCCTGACTGTATGATTAAGCATTATCCTGATTATACCGATTAA
- a CDS encoding heavy metal translocating P-type ATPase, whose product MTACTSSPITIVSELSNRMRLKGRFLRDPELDPDYLEATLETIPGVDSARLNGRASSVIVKYDGRAEIRAAVLGCIQDLPLDVFQGKNDRKSPPSLLNLSVKGALSIACFFLPALFAAPVALVLSAPVIFDGLSCLWNRKLKVEVLDGAAVAFSLWRRDYFTATTIVALLALGEYFEKVSETKTTGLLKSLLKPQTEKIWIEKGGQEIQIPFEEAGIGDRVVCGPGEMIPLDGRVVDGEAAVNQSSVTGESVPVHVKPGDEVISGSVIEEGRIIFEAVHVGAETSVARISKFLEDSLRYESDSQKKSDELADKLVPLTFGLGVGLFALTRDLEKAAAVLTVDYSCVIKLSSPVAVRVAMHTAALQGVLLKGAQAVDSLARVDTLIFDKTGTLTRGELQVTDIFSARGLGEDQLLVLAASAEEHYAHPVAAAVVGAARTRGLVLSPTSQVDFIVAHGVSAYIDDLNVLVGSRHFIEEDEGIDCSGADKAALGLQNEGKSLLYVARDGKLEGVLGLRDELRPEAPVVLAGLKSAGIQKIIILTGDTERTANALAASLPDVDEVYAELRPEDKAEIVARLKDEGCILGFTGDGVNDAPALVSADVGICLPSGADLAKESAQVILLKEDLNSLLTARLIALRCQETIKQAFVSAVSLNSSFLLLASLGWLRPVAAAILHNVSTLGIIGYAGMREKQLLDAAPDIPEEAKAS is encoded by the coding sequence ATGACCGCTTGTACTTCCTCGCCCATTACTATTGTCAGTGAATTGTCTAACCGGATGCGCTTAAAAGGCCGGTTCCTCCGTGACCCGGAGCTGGACCCCGATTACCTGGAAGCCACCCTAGAGACCATTCCGGGTGTTGACTCCGCACGCTTGAACGGCAGGGCTTCTTCGGTTATTGTTAAGTATGACGGCCGGGCAGAAATCCGGGCTGCGGTACTGGGGTGTATCCAGGACCTGCCCTTGGATGTGTTTCAAGGAAAAAACGACAGAAAATCCCCCCCCTCCCTTTTAAACCTGTCAGTAAAAGGTGCGTTGTCCATTGCCTGCTTTTTTTTGCCTGCATTATTTGCAGCGCCGGTGGCTTTGGTACTGTCCGCGCCTGTGATCTTTGACGGCCTGTCCTGTCTGTGGAACCGAAAGCTTAAAGTGGAGGTGCTGGATGGAGCTGCTGTGGCGTTTTCCCTGTGGCGGCGGGATTATTTTACCGCCACGACCATTGTGGCCCTGCTCGCCCTGGGTGAATATTTTGAAAAAGTTAGTGAAACAAAAACCACGGGATTGCTTAAAAGCCTGTTGAAGCCCCAGACTGAAAAGATTTGGATTGAAAAAGGCGGTCAGGAGATCCAGATTCCTTTTGAAGAGGCAGGGATTGGCGACCGGGTGGTTTGCGGGCCCGGTGAAATGATTCCCCTGGATGGCCGTGTGGTTGACGGAGAGGCTGCCGTTAATCAAAGTTCGGTGACAGGAGAGTCTGTACCCGTTCACGTCAAGCCTGGAGATGAGGTTATTTCAGGTTCTGTCATTGAGGAAGGCCGCATTATTTTTGAGGCCGTCCATGTGGGGGCCGAAACTTCCGTGGCAAGGATTTCAAAATTTTTGGAAGACTCCTTGAGGTATGAATCCGATTCACAGAAGAAAAGTGATGAACTGGCCGATAAATTGGTGCCCCTTACCTTTGGCCTGGGTGTCGGTCTGTTTGCCCTGACCCGGGATTTGGAAAAAGCGGCCGCCGTGCTTACTGTGGATTATTCCTGCGTGATCAAACTGTCCAGCCCTGTTGCCGTGCGTGTGGCCATGCATACCGCAGCCCTGCAGGGTGTGCTGCTTAAGGGTGCCCAGGCTGTGGACAGTCTGGCCAGGGTAGACACGCTTATATTTGACAAAACCGGTACGCTGACCCGGGGTGAACTTCAGGTGACGGATATCTTCAGCGCCCGGGGGCTGGGTGAAGACCAGCTTCTTGTTCTGGCTGCCTCTGCGGAAGAACATTATGCTCACCCCGTGGCTGCTGCCGTGGTGGGCGCGGCCCGGACCCGGGGGCTTGTACTTTCCCCCACCAGCCAGGTGGACTTTATTGTGGCCCACGGGGTCTCTGCCTATATAGACGATCTCAACGTTCTGGTGGGTAGTCGGCACTTTATAGAGGAAGACGAAGGTATTGACTGCTCAGGGGCCGATAAAGCGGCGCTTGGGCTTCAAAACGAGGGGAAAAGTCTGCTTTATGTGGCCCGGGACGGGAAGCTTGAAGGCGTACTCGGACTGCGGGATGAGCTTCGGCCCGAGGCTCCGGTTGTGCTTGCCGGACTTAAATCCGCCGGTATTCAGAAAATTATCATCCTCACCGGAGATACGGAACGAACAGCCAATGCCTTGGCTGCGTCTCTGCCGGATGTGGACGAGGTGTATGCCGAACTGCGGCCCGAGGATAAAGCAGAAATTGTGGCCCGGCTCAAAGACGAAGGCTGTATCCTGGGATTTACCGGAGACGGGGTGAACGATGCCCCGGCCCTGGTGTCCGCCGATGTGGGGATTTGTCTGCCCTCGGGCGCGGATCTGGCCAAGGAGTCTGCCCAGGTGATCCTGCTCAAGGAGGATTTGAACAGCCTGCTAACTGCCCGGTTGATTGCCCTGCGCTGCCAGGAAACCATAAAGCAGGCCTTTGTTTCTGCGGTGTCTCTTAATTCTTCTTTTTTATTGCTGGCCTCCCTGGGATGGCTCCGTCCCGTTGCCGCGGCAATTCTTCATAATGTATCCACCTTGGGAATTATAGGGTATGCTGGGATGAGGGAAAAACAGCTTCTTGATGCCGCCCCAGACATACCTGAAGAGGCCAAGGCGTCCTGA
- the htpX gene encoding zinc metalloprotease HtpX has product MANQLKTGMLLIMMTALFLVLGYLLGGQSGMFIALIFAGVMNISSYWFSDKIVLKMYRAQPLERSQAPGLFDTVARLARQAGLPMPKVYLIPESAPNAFATGRNPGHAVVAVTQGLMNMMNQEELEGVLAHELGHVKNRDILISTIVATLAGAIMWIASIARFSAFFGGRDDDEGGLGIIGVLVVSMVAPIAAMVVQMAVSRSREYLADATAASITGNPGGLASALSKLGGFSRRQAQVDASPATAHMFIVNPLTGKQMMNLFSTHPPIEDRVARLVGSQPSGRNFNGHFDPENRHDHSAGASMDDRSRSFWDNMS; this is encoded by the coding sequence ATGGCAAATCAACTTAAAACCGGTATGCTGCTGATCATGATGACCGCTCTGTTCCTGGTGCTTGGATATCTTTTAGGCGGACAGTCCGGTATGTTCATTGCCCTGATTTTTGCAGGCGTTATGAATATTTCAAGTTATTGGTTTTCGGATAAGATTGTTTTAAAAATGTACCGGGCCCAACCCCTGGAACGTTCCCAGGCCCCGGGCCTGTTTGATACCGTGGCCCGTCTTGCCCGCCAGGCAGGGCTTCCCATGCCCAAGGTGTATCTTATTCCCGAATCGGCACCCAATGCCTTTGCCACGGGCCGCAATCCCGGACATGCTGTGGTTGCTGTGACCCAGGGGTTGATGAACATGATGAACCAGGAGGAGCTTGAGGGGGTGCTGGCCCATGAATTGGGGCATGTAAAAAATCGGGATATTCTTATCTCTACCATTGTGGCCACTTTGGCCGGGGCCATCATGTGGATTGCGTCCATTGCCAGGTTTTCAGCCTTTTTCGGCGGCAGAGATGATGATGAGGGCGGCCTTGGCATTATTGGTGTGCTTGTGGTTTCCATGGTTGCCCCGATTGCTGCAATGGTCGTTCAGATGGCCGTGTCCAGGTCCAGGGAATACCTGGCCGATGCCACCGCCGCAAGCATTACCGGGAACCCTGGTGGCCTGGCATCTGCTTTGTCAAAGCTGGGGGGATTCAGCCGCAGACAAGCCCAGGTTGATGCGAGTCCTGCAACCGCCCATATGTTTATTGTTAACCCGTTGACCGGAAAACAGATGATGAATTTGTTCTCCACCCATCCGCCCATTGAAGACCGTGTGGCCCGGCTTGTGGGATCACAGCCGTCCGGTCGTAATTTTAACGGCCATTTTGACCCGGAAAACAGACATGATCATTCTGCCGGTGCAAGCATGGACGACCGGAGCCGGTCGTTTTGGGACAACATGTCCTGA
- a CDS encoding MTH1187 family thiamine-binding protein, producing MNVIIDLCVVPLGVGLSVSKYVAACHEVITGAGLKSNLHAYGTNIEGDWDTVFKAVKACHEKIHDMGAPRITTTIKLGTRTDRKQGMEDKIKSVKEKL from the coding sequence ATGAATGTGATTATCGATCTTTGTGTTGTCCCCTTGGGTGTAGGTTTGTCTGTATCCAAATATGTCGCGGCCTGCCATGAAGTCATTACCGGGGCAGGACTGAAATCAAACCTGCACGCTTACGGCACAAACATTGAGGGAGACTGGGACACGGTGTTTAAAGCAGTTAAAGCATGCCACGAAAAAATTCATGACATGGGCGCTCCCAGAATAACAACAACTATTAAACTAGGCACCAGGACCGACCGAAAACAGGGTATGGAAGACAAGATCAAGTCTGTTAAAGAAAAGCTGTAG
- a CDS encoding phosphate/phosphite/phosphonate ABC transporter substrate-binding protein produces MQISITTQGKFVLSAIIILGILSIPGCEETDVYSGPRYGAPKKISTRHAHHFAVHPLYNPARLVEAYQPMINYLNRHLDDDKILLEASWDYADYEAKFKEERISFLLPNPWQTLQGIKNGFEVIAMAGDARDFKGIFIVRKDSPIKTPLDLKGKSVCYPAPTALAACIMPQFFLYRSGLDIHTDIENHYVGSQESSIMNVWLKQHPVAATWPPPWRDFQKNFPEKAAQLKVIWETPHLMNNSVMARKSLPPALKLRVRELLVSLHGSLGGTAILNAMETRRFHKADNESYEMVKSYIETFEQKVRKVKPQ; encoded by the coding sequence TTGCAAATAAGTATCACCACACAGGGGAAATTTGTTCTATCGGCAATAATCATTCTGGGTATCCTTAGCATCCCAGGCTGTGAAGAAACTGACGTCTATTCAGGCCCCCGGTACGGCGCCCCGAAAAAAATAAGCACCAGACATGCGCATCACTTCGCCGTTCATCCCCTGTACAATCCGGCCAGACTCGTTGAAGCCTATCAGCCGATGATCAATTACCTGAACAGACACTTGGACGACGATAAAATTCTTCTTGAAGCGTCATGGGATTATGCCGATTATGAGGCCAAATTCAAGGAGGAAAGAATCTCCTTTCTGCTCCCCAATCCATGGCAGACACTGCAAGGGATAAAAAACGGTTTTGAGGTCATTGCCATGGCAGGCGATGCACGGGACTTTAAAGGCATTTTCATTGTCCGAAAGGACAGCCCTATAAAAACCCCTTTAGACCTTAAAGGAAAAAGCGTGTGCTATCCAGCGCCTACCGCCCTTGCGGCCTGCATCATGCCCCAGTTTTTTTTGTACCGATCAGGGCTTGATATCCACACGGATATTGAAAATCATTATGTCGGCTCCCAGGAGTCCTCCATAATGAATGTATGGCTCAAGCAGCACCCGGTTGCCGCAACCTGGCCCCCCCCGTGGCGGGACTTTCAAAAAAATTTCCCTGAAAAAGCTGCGCAGCTTAAAGTCATTTGGGAAACCCCGCACCTGATGAATAACTCCGTCATGGCCAGAAAAAGCCTGCCGCCCGCCTTAAAACTTCGGGTCCGGGAACTGCTGGTCAGCCTGCATGGTAGCCTTGGGGGCACCGCCATTTTAAACGCCATGGAAACCCGACGCTTCCATAAAGCGGACAATGAAAGTTACGAGATGGTGAAATCCTATATAGAAACCTTTGAACAAAAGGTACGCAAGGTAAAACCCCAATGA
- a CDS encoding L-serine ammonia-lyase, iron-sulfur-dependent, subunit alpha translates to MVFSLKDILRLEVAPALGCTEPVAVALAAAAAASLIDERPFESIEAWVDPNIYKNGMAVTIPGSNNLSGLDTAAALGAFGGDPKLGLEVLDSVSEHALDQVVKFCLDPSVPIHLLENVQGICVRVRISAGGRQAEAEIRDFHDQIVRLTLDGKNLETHPLLFDVLQDEKPDRANVEAWIKDLTLDELLALVDQLDDEDRKFLKEGVDVNMRLAEYGLKYGPGLGIGRAFERLIRQNLICKDMVLAARMLASAAADARMAGVNLPAMSSAGSGNHGLTAILPIWAVKDHVTCAEVVVIEALGISHMITAYIKAHTGRLSAICGCSVAAGAGAAAGVAYLLGGTTQHIAGAITNLIEDLAGVICDGAKPGCALKLATAAGTAVQSALFALQGVRVQATDGITGVSPEKTMQNIGTLSREGMIETDRTILKIMIEKKFTEKL, encoded by the coding sequence ATGGTTTTTTCCCTGAAGGATATTTTAAGGCTCGAGGTTGCGCCGGCGCTGGGGTGTACCGAACCCGTAGCCGTGGCCCTGGCCGCTGCCGCTGCAGCGTCTCTGATTGATGAACGGCCTTTTGAATCCATTGAAGCCTGGGTAGATCCCAATATTTATAAAAACGGCATGGCCGTGACTATACCCGGCTCCAACAACCTTTCCGGTTTGGATACGGCGGCTGCATTAGGGGCATTCGGCGGTGATCCAAAGCTGGGCCTGGAAGTATTGGACTCAGTTTCCGAGCACGCCCTGGATCAGGTTGTTAAATTCTGCCTGGATCCTTCGGTACCCATCCACCTTCTTGAGAATGTCCAGGGCATCTGTGTCCGGGTCCGCATTTCAGCCGGCGGTCGCCAGGCAGAAGCGGAAATCAGGGATTTTCACGACCAGATTGTCCGGCTGACCCTGGACGGGAAAAATCTTGAGACGCATCCCTTGTTGTTCGATGTCCTTCAAGACGAAAAGCCTGACCGGGCCAATGTGGAAGCGTGGATCAAAGACCTGACCTTAGATGAACTTTTGGCCCTTGTGGATCAGCTGGATGATGAGGACCGGAAGTTTCTCAAAGAGGGAGTGGATGTCAATATGCGCCTGGCGGAGTATGGGTTGAAATACGGGCCGGGACTGGGAATCGGCAGGGCTTTTGAACGGTTGATTCGGCAAAATCTTATCTGCAAGGACATGGTGCTTGCCGCCCGCATGCTGGCATCCGCTGCGGCTGATGCCAGAATGGCCGGGGTAAACCTGCCGGCCATGAGCTCGGCCGGCAGCGGCAACCATGGGCTAACCGCTATTTTGCCCATCTGGGCCGTTAAAGACCATGTGACTTGTGCTGAGGTTGTCGTGATCGAGGCCCTGGGCATAAGCCATATGATTACAGCCTATATCAAGGCCCATACCGGCCGACTGTCTGCCATCTGCGGCTGTTCCGTGGCTGCCGGGGCCGGGGCGGCCGCGGGTGTTGCCTATCTTTTAGGCGGTACCACCCAGCATATTGCCGGAGCCATCACCAACCTCATCGAAGATTTGGCCGGGGTTATCTGTGATGGTGCCAAACCCGGATGCGCACTGAAATTGGCCACAGCCGCCGGAACAGCAGTTCAATCCGCCTTGTTTGCGCTCCAGGGCGTCCGGGTCCAGGCCACTGACGGCATCACCGGCGTATCGCCTGAAAAGACAATGCAGAATATCGGCACCCTGTCCAGGGAAGGTATGATCGAAACAGACCGGACGATCCTGAAAATTATGATCGAAAAAAAATTTACCGAAAAACTGTGA
- a CDS encoding thioesterase family protein — MKETLKPGIRYEHKFTVPASKTVPALYPEAEEFQIMPKVFATGFLVGLLEWTCIKAVIPHLDWPREQTVGIHIDASHEAATPPGLEVTVIAELTEVKGKKLVFNLEAHDGVDLISKGRHVRFVVNKEQFDAKLSQKTK, encoded by the coding sequence ATGAAAGAGACGTTAAAGCCCGGTATCCGCTATGAACACAAATTCACAGTCCCTGCGTCAAAAACCGTTCCTGCCCTCTACCCGGAAGCTGAAGAGTTTCAGATTATGCCAAAAGTCTTTGCCACTGGATTTTTAGTGGGCCTGCTTGAATGGACATGCATAAAAGCCGTCATTCCCCACCTTGACTGGCCCCGGGAACAAACCGTGGGGATCCACATTGACGCAAGCCACGAAGCGGCAACGCCCCCGGGCCTGGAGGTGACGGTTATCGCTGAATTAACAGAGGTTAAGGGGAAAAAACTGGTCTTTAATTTAGAGGCGCACGATGGTGTTGATCTGATCTCAAAGGGCAGGCATGTGCGGTTTGTGGTTAATAAAGAGCAATTTGATGCAAAATTATCCCAAAAAACAAAATAG
- a CDS encoding response regulator, with protein MQESMILIVDDQPNNIKVLISFLKSQNFQTRIAESGERALQLLDRFLPDLILLDVMMPGMNGFDTCREIKTDEKKADIPIIFMTALDNIEDKVQGFKAGGVDYITKPFDQTEMLARINTHIELRRKTIALETAIAEIKTLNGLLPICAHCKKIRDDEGYWNLLETYIERHTQATFSHGVCPECMDKLYGKEDWYIKKKNKRPK; from the coding sequence ATGCAAGAATCAATGATTCTGATTGTTGATGATCAACCCAACAACATCAAGGTGTTGATCTCTTTTCTCAAGAGCCAAAACTTTCAGACCCGCATTGCGGAATCAGGAGAGCGGGCTTTGCAATTGCTCGACAGATTCCTGCCGGATCTTATACTACTGGATGTGATGATGCCCGGAATGAATGGCTTTGATACCTGTCGAGAAATCAAAACGGACGAAAAAAAGGCCGATATTCCAATCATTTTCATGACGGCTTTGGACAATATCGAAGATAAAGTACAAGGGTTTAAAGCCGGAGGCGTCGACTACATTACCAAGCCTTTTGATCAAACGGAAATGCTTGCCAGAATCAATACCCATATTGAACTAAGGCGAAAAACCATTGCCCTTGAAACAGCAATCGCCGAGATCAAAACATTGAACGGGCTGCTTCCAATCTGTGCCCATTGTAAAAAAATCAGAGACGACGAAGGATATTGGAACCTGCTTGAAACATACATTGAGAGACACACACAGGCAACGTTCAGCCACGGTGTATGTCCTGAATGTATGGACAAACTTTACGGCAAGGAAGACTGGTATATCAAAAAAAAGAACAAACGGCCCAAGTGA
- a CDS encoding response regulator: protein MNLFRIRKFYPNSLRWKLITAAAIIHAVLMSLFIWDLVVRQKNVLFERQQEHAQALSQTLAVTCAHWLISYDVAGLQELINAQKIYPELSFALITDINNKVLAHTEPDKIGKRVMDMPEYAKNETLYAGNQMVDVAVPVSLAGTHIGWVRIGINNQASNEKLKGIASDGVFYALCAVLIGAVISWFLGTKLTSRLHTIQQTVRQIRAKGHFSRIDLSGNDEAALVAHEFNRMFARLQRNQQELKSLNEDLEFLVEERTEELQKSFDAIKQKNMELTETKEELEKARKLAILGVWEFDIINDKLTWSDEIYTIFELDKVTFKPSYEAFLKTVHPDDRDKVRTTYENALRTGEKYQMTHRIVTGKGRIKWVEEHGRAEFDDTGKLMLSIGTVYDISVQKEAEEKLKEAMTEIKKANLAKSVFLSNMSHELRTPLNAILGYSQIFAEDRTLSEKQQSGIKTIRDAGDHLLMLINDILDLSKIEAGKLELYAQHVAFTRFLQSLCDIVRNRCAQKKLMFRYEPDKHLPDIIIADEVRLRQILLNLLSNAAKFTDNGYCLFAVKAESLAAQKSKLTFIVEDSGPGIAEEQQADAFEPFKQLGERLKYAEGTGLGLSISLQLATLMNGTLSLISPVHGDDVAEYGPGSRFVFTAVVETCPMETTEKYVEPDAVYRLDGFEPGTITILIVDDRPTNRSVLKDTLEPLGFLTTEASDGKEVPAACEQQRPDLILMDLVMPGVDGFTALRELKKMDRYAQIPVVAVTASLINKTSLKQRCEKVGFKGFLPKPFAKQDLLKILADLLNLALNQDHLTKPVDEKIVPPPSEILEQLQNHLADGNIDAIELMAADIAEMDSGGYRSFAKRLSQLAADIQITGIEQLIEQFIKKPG from the coding sequence ATGAATCTTTTTCGAATCCGAAAATTTTACCCGAATTCTTTACGCTGGAAATTGATTACCGCGGCGGCGATCATCCATGCCGTATTGATGTCGCTTTTTATCTGGGATCTGGTGGTACGCCAAAAAAATGTGCTGTTTGAACGGCAGCAGGAGCATGCCCAGGCTCTTTCACAAACCCTTGCAGTCACCTGCGCCCACTGGCTTATATCATATGATGTTGCAGGACTTCAGGAACTGATCAACGCACAAAAAATCTATCCGGAACTCTCCTTTGCCTTAATCACCGATATCAATAACAAGGTTCTGGCACATACAGAACCGGACAAAATTGGGAAACGGGTTATGGATATGCCGGAATATGCCAAAAATGAAACGCTTTACGCCGGCAACCAGATGGTCGACGTAGCAGTTCCAGTAAGCCTTGCGGGCACGCATATCGGATGGGTTAGAATCGGCATCAATAACCAGGCTTCGAACGAAAAGCTCAAGGGAATTGCATCTGACGGCGTATTTTACGCACTCTGCGCTGTTCTTATCGGTGCAGTCATCTCCTGGTTCCTAGGCACCAAACTCACCAGCCGTTTACACACGATTCAGCAAACCGTCCGGCAGATCAGAGCAAAAGGACACTTTTCACGGATAGATTTGTCCGGAAATGACGAGGCAGCGCTTGTGGCACACGAATTCAACCGGATGTTTGCAAGGCTTCAGCGAAACCAACAGGAATTAAAAAGTCTCAATGAAGACCTTGAATTCCTTGTTGAGGAACGGACAGAGGAACTGCAAAAAAGCTTTGACGCCATCAAGCAAAAAAATATGGAATTGACCGAAACTAAGGAGGAGCTGGAAAAAGCAAGAAAACTGGCTATTTTAGGCGTCTGGGAGTTTGATATTATCAATGACAAGCTGACCTGGTCGGATGAAATCTACACAATTTTTGAACTGGACAAGGTCACATTTAAACCATCATATGAGGCCTTTTTAAAAACCGTTCATCCAGACGACAGAGATAAAGTCCGTACGACCTATGAAAACGCATTACGCACTGGGGAAAAATACCAAATGACTCATAGAATCGTGACCGGGAAAGGCCGCATCAAATGGGTTGAAGAACATGGCCGTGCCGAATTTGACGATACGGGCAAACTGATGCTGTCAATAGGAACGGTTTATGATATTTCAGTGCAAAAAGAGGCCGAAGAAAAGCTGAAAGAGGCCATGACCGAAATCAAGAAAGCCAACCTGGCAAAATCCGTTTTCCTTTCGAATATGTCCCATGAACTGCGAACGCCCCTTAATGCCATTCTTGGTTATAGTCAAATTTTTGCCGAAGATCGAACGCTGAGCGAAAAACAGCAGTCCGGTATCAAAACCATACGCGATGCAGGGGATCACCTGCTGATGCTCATCAATGACATCCTCGATTTATCCAAAATCGAAGCAGGCAAACTCGAGCTGTATGCCCAACATGTTGCCTTTACAAGATTTCTGCAGAGTCTGTGTGATATTGTGCGCAACCGGTGTGCCCAAAAAAAACTCATGTTTCGCTACGAACCGGACAAGCACCTGCCGGACATCATTATAGCCGATGAAGTAAGACTTCGTCAGATCCTGCTCAACCTTCTTTCCAATGCGGCCAAGTTTACCGACAACGGTTATTGTCTGTTTGCAGTAAAGGCTGAATCTCTTGCGGCCCAAAAGAGTAAGCTGACCTTTATTGTGGAGGATTCGGGGCCGGGAATTGCCGAGGAACAGCAGGCGGACGCTTTCGAACCGTTCAAACAATTGGGAGAGCGTCTTAAATATGCTGAAGGAACCGGCCTGGGCTTGAGTATCAGTTTGCAGCTGGCCACACTTATGAATGGGACACTGTCTTTGATCAGCCCGGTTCACGGCGATGACGTGGCAGAATATGGTCCGGGAAGCCGGTTTGTCTTTACGGCCGTTGTTGAGACCTGTCCCATGGAGACCACTGAAAAATATGTTGAACCCGATGCGGTCTACAGACTTGACGGCTTTGAGCCCGGAACCATAACGATTCTGATTGTGGATGATCGGCCTACGAATCGTTCGGTGCTCAAAGATACGTTGGAACCTCTCGGCTTTTTAACGACCGAGGCTTCGGACGGGAAAGAGGTTCCGGCGGCCTGTGAACAGCAGCGGCCGGATCTCATCTTAATGGATCTTGTTATGCCTGGTGTTGACGGTTTCACGGCGCTCAGAGAGCTTAAGAAAATGGATCGGTATGCTCAAATTCCGGTTGTGGCTGTTACAGCGTCACTTATCAACAAAACCAGCTTAAAGCAAAGATGTGAAAAGGTAGGGTTTAAAGGTTTTTTGCCCAAACCCTTTGCAAAACAGGATTTACTTAAAATCCTTGCCGACCTGCTCAACCTGGCTTTGAATCAAGACCATTTGACGAAACCTGTTGATGAGAAGATTGTTCCCCCACCATCTGAAATTTTAGAGCAACTGCAAAATCATCTTGCGGACGGCAACATCGACGCCATTGAATTAATGGCCGCTGACATCGCTGAAATGGATTCGGGAGGATATCGTTCTTTTGCCAAGCGACTTAGTCAACTCGCAGCAGATATTCAAATCACAGGAATTGAACAGCTTATAGAGCAGTTTATAAAAAAGCCTGGGTAA